Proteins co-encoded in one Plectropomus leopardus isolate mb chromosome 14, YSFRI_Pleo_2.0, whole genome shotgun sequence genomic window:
- the manba gene encoding LOW QUALITY PROTEIN: beta-mannosidase (The sequence of the model RefSeq protein was modified relative to this genomic sequence to represent the inferred CDS: inserted 2 bases in 2 codons; deleted 3 bases in 2 codons) produces the protein MSVCGSCSCVVAAALCLILGVLSGFCSVSVSLSGKWSLRNANGSVSVSAEVPGCVHSALQRRGFSQDPYFRFNDVFYRWIAFDNWTYTATFTDSNQLRTKQEVLLVFDGVDTVASIWLNCVLVGKTDNMFRRYDFPVRDLLKDGVNVLKVSLVSPLLYASERRKAHSAYRVPPECPPDVQKGECHVNFIRKEQSSFSWDWGPSFPSMGLWKDVHLEAFDVLQLVQLSAVPLYDFGLSQWRVQVELLVDAVQTTRCQITLSIPELDSEQRFYAHFLXGRTKNSVTVHLNTSKEVKLWWPNGHGDQPFYFLSLRGFQDGFLILNTKSKVYFRTVKLVQEPVVGSXGLSFYFSINGKPIFLKGSNWIPAHSFQDQVTPAVLRNLLQSAVDASMNALRVWGGGVYEQDLFYSICDEMGIMVWQDFMFACAMYPTEEDFLQTVREEVVQQVQRLKSHPSIIIWSGNNENEAALATDWFNIPVSQRPLYQKDYVKLYVNNIRAIVQEEDQSRPFLVSSPTNGAESEQEGWVAENPYDPHYGDTHFYSYTEDCWDWRTFPRTRFASEYGFQSWPSFSTLQPVSIKEDWSYDSNFSSHRQHHESGNKQMLLQAAIHFHLPNSTDPLKRFTDTLYITQVTQAQCVKTQTEFYRRSRSEIIEGKGHTMGALYWQLNDVWQAPSWSSIEFGGKWKMLHYFAQNFFAAVLPVGFEDDDTLFIYAVSDLSHDLKLRAVVSVFSWSDLDPVCRLKFDLLPVPGGSAAAVWKQPVAALLDGCGRCTRLSCLLTFHLEDGDGAQQGPANHHFLSSPKDAQGLQRPNITAQVQQDESGFTITLLSASVAPFVWLDVGNVPGRFSSNGFLMVSGNRTVSFTAWRPTSIAELSTSLTVTSLTDVY, from the exons ATGAGTGTGTGCGGGAGCTGCAGCTGCGTCGTTGCGGCTGCGCTGTGTTtgattttgggggttttgtcGGGGTTTTGTTCGGTTTCTGTGAGTCTGAGCGGAAAATGGAGCCTCAGAAACGCCAACGGCTCAGTGTCCGTGTCCGCGGAGGTCCCCGGATGTGTCCACTCAGCTCTGCAGAGACGAGG tttctctcaGGATCCATACTTCAGGTTCAACGATGTGTTTTATCGCTGGATCGCCTTCGATAACTGGACGTACACGGCCACGTTCACCGACTCTAACCAGCTCAG GACCAAACAGGAGGTTCTGCTCGTCTTTGACGGCGTCGACACCGTGGCATCGATTTGGCTCAACTGCGTCCTCGTGGGGAAGACGGACAACATGTTCCGTCGTTAC GACTTCCCGGTCAGAGACCTGCTGAAGGACGGGGTTAATGTGCTCAAAGTCAGCCTCGTGTCTCCTCTTCTTTACGCGTCTGAGCGAAGAAAAGCTCACTCTGCCTACAGAGTTCCTCCTGAATGTCCTCCAGACGTCCAGAAGGGAGAATGTCACGTCAATTTCATCAGAAAA GAGCAGAGCTCGTTCAGTTGGGACTGGGGGCCGTCGTTTCCCTCGATGGGACTTTGGAAGGACGTTCACCTCGAGGCGTTTGATGTCCTGCAGCTCGTCCAGCTTTCTGCCGTTCCTCTGTATG ATTTCGGTCTCTCTCAGTGGAGGGTCCAGGTTGAGCTTCTTGTCGATGCCGTTCAGACAACAAGATGTCAAATCACGCTGTCGATTCCCGAGCTGGACTCAGAGCAGCGTTTCTACGCACACTTTC CGGGACGAACCAAGAACAGCGTCACCGTACATCTCAACACG aGTAAGGAGGTAAAACTTTGGTGGCCCAACGGACACGGCGACCAGcctttttactttctgtctctCCGAGGCTTTCAGGACGGCTTTTTGATCCTGAACACAAAATCTAAG GTGTATTTTCGCACAGTGAAACTCGTCCAGGAGCCAGTTGTCGGGT CGGGCCTCAGCTTTTATTTCAGCATCAATGGGAAACCAATTTTCCTCAAAGGCTCCAACTGGATCCCAGCACACTCCTTCCAGGACCAGGTCACCCCTGCTGT CTTAAGGAACTTACTACAGTCGGCAGTGGATGCCAGTATGAACGCCCTCAGAGTTTGGGGAGGCGGCGTGTACGAGCAGGATCTGTTCTACAGCATCTGTGACGAGATGGGAATCATG GTTTGGCAGGACTTCATGTTTGCCTGTGCAATGTATCCCACCGAGGAGGACTTTCTGCAGACGGTCAGAGAAGAGGTCGTCCAACAG GTGCAGCGTCTCAAATCTCATCCTTCCATAATAATCTGGAGCGGAAACAATGAAAACGAAGCCGCTCTGGCGACAGACTGGTTCAACATCCCAGTTTCCCAGAGGCCTCTTTACCAGAAAGACTACGTGAAGCTGTACGTGAACAACATACGTGCGATTGTTCAAGAG GAGGACCAGAGTCGCCCGTTCCTCGTCTCCAGTCCGACAAACGGGGCGGAGTCGGAGCAGGAGGGCTGGGTGGCGGAGAACCCGTATGACCCTCATTACGGAGACACACACTTCTACAGCTACACTGAGGACTGCTGGGACTGGAGGACGTTTCCTCGGACGCGTTTCGCCTCCGAATACGGCTTCCAGTCGTGGCCGTCGTTCTCCACTCTGCAGCCG GTTTCCATAAAAGAGGACTGGAGCTACGACAGTAATTTCTCTTCCCACCGTCAGCACCATGAGAGCGGGAACAAGCAGATGTTACTGCAGGCGGCGATACATTTCCACCTGCCGAACTCCACAGATCCACTGAAGAGATTTACAGACACTCTCTACATCACTCAG GTCACGCAGGCTCAGTGTGTGAAGACTCAGACCGAG TTTTACCGGCGAAGTCGGAGCGAGATCATCGAGGGCAAAGGTCACACGATGGGCGCTCTATACTGGCAGCTCAATGATGTTTGGCAGGCGCCTTCGTGGTCGTCGATCG agtttgGTGGGAAATGGAAAATGCTGCATTATTTTGCACAGAACTTCTTCGCCGCCGTCCTGCCGGTCGGCTTCGAGGATGACGACACGCTGTTCATCTACGCCGTCTCAGACCTGAGTCACGACCTGAAGCTCAGAGCTGTG GTGTCCGTGTTCTCCTGGTCTGATCTGGATCCAGTCTGCAGGCTGAAGTTCGACCTGCTCCCGGTGCCTGGAGGCAGCGCCGCGGCCGTGTGG AAACAGCCAGTCGCCGCCCTGCTGGACGGATGTGGACGCTGCACCCGCCTCTCCTGCCTGCTCACCTTCCACCTGGAGGACGGCGACGGCGCCCAGCAGGGTCCCGCCAACCACCACTTCCTGAGCTCCCCCAAAGACGCTCAGGGACTGCAGAGACCAAACATCACA GCTCAGGTGCAGCAGGATGAGAGCGGCTTCACCATCACCCTCCTCTCCGCCTCCGTGGCTCCGTTCGTCTGGCTCGACGTGGGAAACGTCCCCGGACGCTTCAGCTCCAACGGCTTCCTGATGGTCTCCGGAAACAGGACGGTCAGTTTCACCGCGTGGCGTCCGACCAGCATCGCCGAACTCTCCACATCGCTCACCGTCACATCTTTAACCGACGTTTACTGA